The following coding sequences lie in one Candidatus Eremiobacterota bacterium genomic window:
- a CDS encoding DUF302 domain-containing protein, whose amino-acid sequence MTKTSRFSYAETLEKLKDAIITAGNTVFASIDQSAAARDAGLTLRPTTLLIFGNPKSGTPLMDAFPLVALELPLKLLIWDDGGKASLAYVPMSEIAARYGVTGVDARIDAMDRALDSLTRTVALP is encoded by the coding sequence GTGACAAAGACGAGCCGCTTTTCCTATGCGGAGACGCTCGAAAAGCTCAAAGACGCAATTATCACAGCGGGTAACACCGTTTTTGCTTCGATCGACCAATCCGCAGCGGCCCGGGACGCCGGCTTGACCCTGCGGCCAACGACATTGCTTATATTCGGAAATCCGAAGAGCGGAACACCTTTGATGGATGCGTTTCCTCTTGTTGCACTTGAGCTGCCTCTCAAGCTGCTTATCTGGGACGACGGCGGCAAAGCAAGCCTGGCTTACGTGCCTATGTCGGAGATTGCGGCTCGGTACGGCGTTACCGGGGTGGATGCCCGAATCGATGCGATGGATCGGGCACTCGATTCATTGACCCGCACCGTAGCCCTACCGTAA
- a CDS encoding helix-turn-helix domain-containing protein: MSATFAHVLRRLRRNAGLSQEALAEHAGLSKDAISALERGTRRAPHLETVEHLADALELDSTLRLELEAAASRARERKPFRAWSSQLPTFATSLTGRDNEVADLRTILENERLVTVTGTGGIGKTRVAVSAAEQVAAARDLQIAFVDLAAVRVGTDVSSKIASALGVRIAGSGDAVEELVASLKTHAGLVILDNCEHVIDDTARVAAAVFRTCRNLALLATSRERLAVDGEHIYRLGALTLAAAVELFELRVIGAGAQHASTSGQREITEEICGHLDGIPLAIELAAARVPFLGLGELRARLRGQRAVLVGGRRDAPARHQTMDDTVAWSYALLESSERALFRRLSLFAGGWNYDAVAQVAAGSGIDASSIEHAFSSLLEKSLVNADIDVAPARFRLLEPVRVFARSQLEAAGELVEFSKRHAEWIAKLATSARNDVTLFGMEIDNARAALEWTLTVDDAVAAARIVGGLGGAWARIGLLAECRRWCERVLEKLDGASYPELAASVYRALIVSMGGKGEITAILRAIPFSEAAGDWNGVAVLTSRLALRYGEKTRFSEAERAFTRVWQIRDREGLGTSSEWATVLMHRASVYRRQGRLDEAEDAIAQSLTLARALGKPLHEMWTLMAASGIAFARGQRQRAIALASETLELARANRHTIGEMGSRAHLAAFHVALGDPELARVLARATILQGKGADPRVSLAAALHLAAAEAVDGDPMLAAQLKGYVDNGFKQEELALDPMETSSYGILDAALRERLDAESIERHAREGRSFDAEDVAELAFSADASL, encoded by the coding sequence ATGAGCGCCACCTTCGCGCACGTGCTCAGGCGCCTTCGGCGCAACGCCGGGTTGTCGCAGGAAGCCCTGGCCGAGCATGCCGGTCTCAGCAAAGACGCAATCAGCGCTTTAGAGCGGGGAACGAGGCGCGCCCCGCACTTGGAGACCGTCGAGCACCTCGCCGATGCGCTCGAGTTGGATTCAACACTGCGCCTCGAGCTGGAGGCAGCAGCGTCGCGCGCCCGGGAGCGCAAGCCGTTTAGGGCGTGGTCCTCTCAACTTCCGACGTTCGCAACGTCGCTAACCGGCCGCGATAACGAGGTCGCAGATCTCCGCACGATCCTGGAGAACGAGCGGCTTGTAACCGTCACCGGCACCGGCGGCATCGGTAAGACGCGTGTCGCGGTTTCGGCGGCGGAACAGGTTGCCGCAGCACGCGATCTTCAAATAGCGTTCGTCGATCTCGCCGCCGTGCGCGTCGGTACCGACGTTTCCAGCAAAATCGCTTCAGCGCTCGGCGTACGCATCGCCGGTTCGGGAGATGCGGTCGAGGAACTCGTTGCGTCGCTCAAGACTCACGCCGGGTTGGTAATTCTTGATAACTGCGAGCACGTTATCGATGACACGGCGCGCGTTGCGGCGGCTGTATTTCGTACGTGCCGCAATCTCGCTCTACTCGCCACGAGTCGCGAGCGGCTCGCCGTCGACGGCGAGCATATCTACAGGCTCGGCGCCTTGACCCTAGCGGCTGCTGTCGAGCTTTTCGAATTACGCGTTATTGGCGCCGGCGCACAGCATGCATCCACCAGCGGACAGCGCGAGATAACGGAAGAAATTTGTGGCCATCTCGACGGCATTCCGCTCGCCATCGAGCTGGCCGCCGCGCGCGTGCCATTTCTGGGACTCGGCGAACTACGGGCTCGTCTTCGGGGGCAGCGCGCCGTGCTCGTCGGCGGCCGACGCGACGCTCCCGCGCGCCACCAAACGATGGATGACACCGTCGCGTGGAGTTATGCGTTGCTCGAGAGTTCTGAGCGCGCGCTCTTTCGACGTCTTTCGCTCTTCGCGGGAGGCTGGAACTATGATGCGGTCGCGCAGGTCGCGGCGGGTTCTGGGATCGACGCGTCATCGATCGAACACGCGTTTTCGTCGCTGCTTGAGAAGTCCTTAGTCAACGCGGATATCGACGTTGCGCCCGCGCGTTTCCGGCTGTTGGAGCCTGTTCGCGTGTTTGCACGGTCGCAACTCGAGGCAGCCGGCGAATTAGTCGAGTTCTCAAAGCGTCACGCGGAGTGGATCGCGAAGCTCGCGACTTCGGCGCGCAACGATGTCACGCTATTCGGGATGGAAATCGACAACGCGCGCGCTGCGCTTGAATGGACGCTGACAGTGGACGATGCCGTGGCCGCCGCGCGAATCGTCGGCGGTTTAGGCGGCGCTTGGGCTCGAATTGGGCTGCTCGCCGAGTGCCGGCGCTGGTGCGAGAGGGTTCTCGAGAAACTTGACGGCGCCTCATATCCGGAACTCGCTGCGAGCGTCTATCGAGCACTCATCGTGTCAATGGGCGGAAAAGGCGAGATCACAGCTATCCTTCGTGCGATCCCCTTCTCGGAAGCGGCAGGTGATTGGAATGGGGTTGCGGTTCTGACAAGCCGGCTCGCATTGCGCTACGGCGAGAAAACGCGGTTCAGCGAGGCTGAACGCGCATTCACGCGCGTATGGCAAATCCGCGACAGGGAAGGGCTTGGAACGTCGTCAGAGTGGGCTACGGTGCTGATGCACCGCGCTAGTGTTTATCGTCGACAAGGACGGCTTGATGAGGCCGAGGACGCTATAGCACAATCGTTAACCCTGGCTCGCGCCCTAGGAAAGCCGCTGCACGAGATGTGGACCCTAATGGCCGCGTCGGGAATCGCGTTTGCACGAGGTCAACGGCAACGCGCGATCGCTCTGGCTTCCGAGACACTCGAATTGGCTCGTGCCAATCGGCACACGATTGGCGAAATGGGAAGCCGCGCTCATTTGGCGGCTTTCCACGTTGCACTCGGAGATCCTGAGCTCGCGAGAGTCCTGGCGCGCGCCACCATTCTGCAAGGAAAAGGCGCGGACCCGCGTGTGAGTTTGGCGGCGGCGTTGCACCTTGCTGCCGCAGAGGCCGTGGACGGAGATCCAATGTTGGCAGCGCAACTCAAAGGTTATGTTGATAATGGCTTTAAGCAGGAGGAACTCGCGCTCGACCCTATGGAGACGAGCAGCTATGGCATTTTGGATGCGGCATTACGAGAACGCCTCGATGCTGAGTCGATCGAACGTCATGCGCGGGAAGGCCGGTCGTTCGACGCCGAGGATGTCGCCGAACTCGCATTTTCTGCCGACGCTAGCTTATAA
- a CDS encoding winged helix-turn-helix domain-containing protein, whose translation MIDRISRAAPRLIRLIAPAGYGKTTLVHQLGSGYARFAVCDCDGAQTLIELSRRIISASSFGLTERADSLARQMVSLKADEPSHWRDLALRAWTADDPVDELFVFDNLEALYDATDLQDLIARLLAENPACRTVAFCSRVPVTVRVPRHLQPHLTLTIGVDDLAFDHNEFLAAFERIQVQREVLNQIEQMTRGWPLAVRLFRRLVIESGSSAVPLEPDAIAFADLYDYLRDHVLGLMGPHHITALLACTAIPDATELDIASAFHDDTNVRETLTEVLPFLARTGKDSFAPHPLISQTLRERFPSRCKAILKTVADAHDHAGNWLQAARLYLAGGDIERAAEALNAHDTFVVPTWPLKFAEIVTQIPEEIAIRYPALYSATSILRVPQLTPEEWAVKTSVVWEALPADTLPHTRASAFGAYAAALMNLGKLDQANELLRAYEASRRPDDFAGAMCAALIGTGIATWRGRFSGLEQSRTEMSPVISASAGWHAQFLYEFDARQYRCNGDWGAERRTLEHALDFARKSNMPTIPLWVLTYQAFGAWLAGDDRYYEARLAELEAEIYEGAAKGFSFFVDCARGRAESTSSGYERPEIRSYALLIAAAVASTEAERRRWAVQALSAAESSGQPFAHILARVALAELDIAVREENYESAVSLADAVESEPLREALSALRNQSARGNMLKAFARRFQQFEPRAREPLAIQLMQGRVCRGGVALDLMKREFELLCVLALKKKPMSTDDLLELVWPNQSGSSSVVRVYAARLRTRLGSDVVIRARDGYSIAIPVLVDLLETEARCRSLDLESPDPATIPSIKSLFDALCVSAPSWLVKREWFAPYVPRIEELRRKLGLTIARYCHANGDERGALSAVAELTALDPCDERARELAIKVYLGTGDQLNAKREYRLYREALEKSLGAEPPRWLAELVSAT comes from the coding sequence TTGATCGATCGAATCAGCCGTGCCGCGCCGCGGCTTATCCGGCTGATCGCCCCGGCCGGCTACGGCAAGACGACTCTCGTTCACCAGCTCGGTAGTGGCTATGCGCGCTTTGCGGTATGCGATTGCGACGGAGCTCAAACTCTGATCGAATTATCGCGGCGCATCATCAGTGCATCGAGCTTCGGGTTGACCGAGCGCGCGGACTCACTTGCCCGGCAAATGGTTTCGCTCAAGGCGGACGAGCCCTCTCACTGGCGCGACCTTGCGCTCAGAGCTTGGACGGCCGACGACCCTGTCGACGAGCTATTCGTCTTCGATAACCTCGAGGCGCTCTACGATGCAACCGACTTGCAAGACCTCATTGCTCGACTCCTCGCAGAAAACCCGGCCTGTCGCACCGTAGCGTTCTGCTCTCGAGTGCCGGTAACGGTTCGGGTGCCACGCCATTTGCAGCCGCATTTAACGCTGACGATCGGCGTAGACGATCTTGCTTTCGATCACAACGAGTTTCTCGCAGCGTTCGAGCGCATTCAGGTACAGCGCGAAGTATTAAATCAAATCGAACAGATGACGCGTGGCTGGCCTCTAGCGGTTCGGCTTTTTCGTCGCCTGGTCATCGAAAGCGGTTCCTCCGCCGTGCCGCTCGAGCCTGACGCAATCGCATTTGCCGATCTTTACGACTATCTTCGAGATCACGTCCTAGGGTTGATGGGGCCGCATCATATTACTGCGCTGCTGGCGTGCACGGCCATCCCGGATGCGACAGAGCTGGATATTGCATCGGCATTTCATGACGACACGAATGTGCGCGAAACGCTGACCGAAGTACTTCCGTTCCTGGCCCGAACGGGAAAGGACTCATTTGCGCCGCACCCGCTAATCTCTCAGACGCTTCGCGAGCGCTTCCCTAGTCGGTGTAAGGCGATTTTGAAAACCGTCGCGGACGCTCACGATCACGCGGGCAATTGGTTACAGGCCGCACGACTCTATCTTGCTGGCGGTGACATCGAGCGCGCAGCCGAAGCTCTCAACGCGCACGACACCTTCGTCGTGCCTACCTGGCCACTGAAATTCGCGGAGATCGTGACGCAGATCCCCGAGGAAATCGCTATACGATATCCTGCGCTTTACTCAGCCACGAGTATTCTGCGAGTGCCGCAGCTCACGCCGGAGGAGTGGGCGGTAAAAACGTCGGTGGTCTGGGAAGCATTGCCTGCCGACACGCTCCCGCATACTCGTGCGTCCGCGTTCGGCGCGTACGCCGCGGCCCTTATGAATTTAGGCAAACTCGACCAAGCCAATGAACTGCTTCGAGCCTATGAGGCTTCGCGACGTCCCGACGATTTTGCCGGAGCAATGTGCGCAGCCCTGATTGGTACGGGCATCGCAACTTGGCGAGGCAGGTTTTCCGGACTCGAGCAAAGCCGAACGGAGATGTCACCCGTCATCTCAGCCTCCGCAGGTTGGCACGCTCAATTTCTTTACGAGTTTGACGCACGTCAGTATCGTTGTAACGGCGACTGGGGCGCCGAGCGCCGTACGCTCGAGCACGCCCTGGACTTCGCGCGCAAGAGCAATATGCCGACAATACCTCTTTGGGTGCTTACCTACCAGGCTTTTGGGGCGTGGCTGGCGGGAGACGACCGTTACTATGAGGCAAGACTCGCGGAACTAGAAGCAGAGATCTATGAGGGCGCCGCCAAGGGATTCTCGTTTTTTGTAGACTGCGCTCGAGGCCGCGCCGAATCGACCTCCTCTGGTTACGAACGCCCTGAGATACGGTCATATGCCCTCCTAATTGCCGCAGCGGTTGCGTCGACCGAAGCAGAGCGTCGACGGTGGGCTGTGCAGGCGCTCTCTGCAGCTGAGAGCAGCGGTCAGCCATTCGCCCATATATTAGCGCGGGTGGCATTAGCGGAGCTCGACATTGCTGTTCGCGAAGAGAATTACGAAAGTGCCGTCTCGCTCGCCGACGCTGTGGAATCGGAACCGCTACGTGAAGCATTGAGCGCTCTGCGCAATCAATCGGCGCGCGGCAACATGCTCAAGGCGTTCGCACGGCGATTTCAACAGTTCGAGCCCCGCGCACGGGAACCACTCGCTATCCAGCTTATGCAAGGCCGGGTATGTAGGGGCGGCGTGGCACTCGACTTGATGAAACGGGAGTTCGAATTACTCTGCGTTCTTGCCCTGAAAAAGAAGCCAATGTCTACGGACGACCTCCTCGAACTCGTCTGGCCGAACCAGAGCGGATCGAGCAGCGTCGTGCGCGTTTACGCGGCGCGCTTACGCACGCGCCTCGGCAGCGACGTCGTTATCCGCGCGCGAGACGGCTACTCCATCGCGATCCCAGTGCTGGTTGACCTCCTCGAAACCGAGGCACGCTGCCGAAGCCTCGATCTCGAAAGTCCCGACCCCGCTACCATACCGTCGATCAAGTCCCTTTTCGATGCTCTGTGCGTGAGCGCTCCGTCATGGCTCGTGAAGCGCGAGTGGTTTGCGCCATATGTTCCGAGGATCGAAGAGCTCCGTCGGAAACTTGGATTGACGATCGCTCGCTACTGTCATGCGAATGGCGATGAGCGCGGCGCGCTCTCGGCGGTCGCGGAACTCACGGCCCTCGACCCTTGCGACGAAAGGGCGCGCGAACTTGCCATCAAGGTTTATCTCGGCACGGGAGACCAGTTGAACGCTAAACGCGAATACCGTCTCTACCGCGAAGCGCTGGAGAAGAGTCTTGGAGCCGAGCCGCCGCGCTGGCTCGCCGAGCTAGTCTCTGCGACCTAG
- a CDS encoding alpha/beta hydrolase translates to MESTIRKVTTDTLESAAHIEGAWHQRTALLLHGWPDDATTWNGITPALRSAGITTVAPWLRGCGQTRFLASATLRDGRAEALAADALDLMDALEITRFDVIGHDWGARAAYTLAAIAPERVQSVTAISLGYSPRGSFPVPPLHQSRAWWYQWFLSVDRGAQAFAADPKAFARLQWDTWSPPGWFDDATFEAVARSFENPDWVAITLSSYRGRWREEVRDPRYDRLHQMVAATERLNIPTLMIQGNADGTVLPESTEGQERFFTARYRRVLLDGVGHFPMREAPTAVADVILEHLQANLNA, encoded by the coding sequence ATGGAATCAACGATCCGCAAGGTAACTACCGACACACTGGAGAGCGCGGCTCACATCGAGGGAGCCTGGCATCAACGGACCGCACTGCTCTTGCATGGATGGCCCGACGATGCGACGACTTGGAACGGTATCACTCCCGCACTGCGATCAGCCGGGATCACCACGGTTGCGCCGTGGCTGCGTGGATGCGGTCAGACTCGCTTTCTCGCGAGCGCTACCTTGCGAGATGGTCGCGCCGAAGCGCTCGCAGCTGACGCGCTCGACCTCATGGACGCGCTGGAGATAACGCGCTTCGACGTCATCGGCCACGATTGGGGTGCGCGAGCCGCGTATACGCTCGCAGCGATCGCGCCGGAGCGGGTACAGAGCGTCACCGCAATCTCGCTTGGGTACTCGCCGCGCGGCAGCTTCCCGGTGCCGCCCCTTCATCAAAGCCGCGCGTGGTGGTATCAGTGGTTCCTCTCGGTCGATCGCGGCGCACAGGCGTTTGCCGCAGATCCAAAAGCCTTCGCACGGCTTCAGTGGGATACGTGGAGCCCTCCGGGGTGGTTTGACGACGCAACGTTTGAGGCCGTCGCCCGCAGTTTCGAAAATCCGGACTGGGTCGCGATTACGTTAAGCAGCTATCGTGGCCGCTGGCGCGAAGAAGTGCGCGACCCGCGCTACGACAGGCTGCACCAGATGGTCGCGGCAACGGAACGGCTCAACATTCCGACTTTGATGATCCAAGGGAACGCCGATGGAACGGTGCTGCCTGAGAGCACGGAGGGACAGGAGCGGTTCTTCACTGCTCGATATCGTCGAGTATTGCTCGATGGAGTCGGACATTTTCCCATGCGGGAGGCGCCCACTGCCGTGGCCGACGTTATCCTCGAACATCTGCAAGCGAACCTGAACGCATAG
- a CDS encoding alpha/beta hydrolase, translated as MSSSAKPSIVFCHGIWADGSSFSKVIAPLQARGYEVIAAQYGLDTPEGDVARVKACLGRVKGPTILVGHSYGGSVITAAGTDDRVVGLVYISALAPDVDAGETSQSILEKFPVTDIFKYVQPGDGRLWLQPGASVAFAGDLSEQEQNVVWATQYAPAADLFGHNAPGVAWKSKPSWYIVAANDRTVQPDLERFLAKRMRAQITEADSSHVVMLSKPDLVVDVILKAAAQPVPA; from the coding sequence GTGAGTAGTTCAGCAAAACCGAGTATCGTATTCTGTCACGGAATCTGGGCCGACGGCTCTAGCTTTAGCAAGGTGATCGCGCCGCTGCAGGCTCGAGGCTACGAAGTGATTGCAGCACAATACGGACTGGATACGCCCGAAGGCGACGTCGCGAGGGTCAAAGCTTGTTTGGGACGCGTCAAGGGTCCGACGATTTTGGTGGGGCATTCCTACGGCGGAAGCGTTATCACGGCTGCGGGGACCGACGATCGCGTCGTCGGGCTCGTCTACATATCCGCACTCGCACCCGACGTCGATGCCGGTGAAACGTCACAGAGCATATTAGAGAAGTTTCCCGTGACCGACATCTTCAAGTACGTCCAGCCCGGCGACGGGCGTCTTTGGTTGCAACCGGGGGCGAGCGTAGCCTTCGCGGGCGATCTTTCGGAGCAAGAGCAGAACGTGGTCTGGGCGACGCAGTACGCTCCGGCCGCCGATCTGTTTGGCCACAATGCTCCAGGTGTGGCGTGGAAATCGAAACCAAGCTGGTACATCGTGGCGGCAAATGATCGCACCGTGCAGCCCGATCTTGAACGCTTCCTCGCGAAGCGGATGCGCGCACAGATAACCGAGGCGGACTCTAGCCATGTGGTCATGCTCTCGAAGCCTGACCTCGTCGTAGACGTCATCCTGAAAGCAGCGGCACAACCAGTCCCGGCCTAG
- a CDS encoding tetratricopeptide repeat protein, with protein MEDQNELRSSAFGTLLRRHRLEAGLSQEDLAERASISAAGIGALERGDRRTPQRETLVLLANALGLDPQSRAAFEASARPRGLTNAARGSVASRILRATPSSNLPLTLTSFVGRETELGEAASLLRGHRLVTLTGPGGCGKTRTALEVGAALSRAGDEVRFADLAPLTDASLVASAIASALGCQEVPHRPLLEVLLEFIDRKELVIVLDNCEHVIAEARSTAAALLHRCAEVRILATSRERLGIAGERTLRLLPLPVAVATRLFVDRAAAVDSRFTVTDQNAPQIAQICHRLDGMPLALELAAAHVTIFSAQELLHRLDERFGVLTNGDPTAPRRQETLRSVIDWSYDLLSEVERSLFRVLSIFAGGFTFAAAVAVYNRLRGTDGATLDLLSSLANKSLVQVERTDGRTRYRLLESTQHYARDRLCERGEFPATALAHAQAFLELAGDMHDSSEWMPDSEWKALVVPEIENCRAALAWSFGAQGDVKLGQRLVCALQWVWNISAPSERQQWVRLAMQAIDAETPASIVARLNLIEALHYKGHGMTQASYDAAERAFVLARESVDERAVAESEWRMGDALITLGRIDEGEERLRSALTALRQYDAPKMRSWMLLALGMARFQSGDHAGAHSSCTEALTIAQEHSFGRVERVALSNLAELEFQAGNTQRALELVEEALAIMYVDKSHERKKGLSNMAAYLLALGRYAQARSCAREALELCEAVRAGITMAYTQQHLAAIAALRPAESERTASEDRSRGARLLGYVDARLAALGAFRELTESKEYDMLVAALTESLGADSIRSLMQDGSVWSEKRALTEALLI; from the coding sequence GTGGAGGACCAAAACGAGCTTCGCAGCTCGGCCTTCGGCACTCTCCTGCGCCGGCATCGCTTGGAAGCGGGACTCTCGCAAGAGGATCTCGCCGAACGCGCAAGCATCAGTGCGGCCGGAATCGGTGCACTCGAGCGCGGCGATCGGCGCACGCCGCAGCGTGAAACCCTCGTACTCTTGGCGAACGCGCTGGGACTCGACCCTCAGAGCCGGGCGGCATTCGAAGCCTCTGCGCGGCCGCGCGGCTTAACCAATGCAGCGCGAGGATCGGTCGCGTCGCGGATCTTGCGCGCTACGCCCTCGTCAAACTTACCGCTTACTTTGACCAGCTTCGTCGGCCGGGAGACGGAACTCGGCGAAGCTGCGTCGCTTCTACGCGGGCACCGTCTCGTCACGCTAACGGGCCCAGGTGGCTGCGGCAAGACGAGAACGGCTTTAGAAGTAGGGGCAGCGCTGAGCCGAGCGGGCGATGAGGTTCGTTTTGCTGACCTAGCACCACTCACCGATGCGTCGCTGGTCGCCTCCGCGATTGCGTCGGCGCTAGGGTGTCAAGAGGTTCCGCATCGCCCGTTGCTCGAGGTCTTGCTGGAATTTATCGATCGCAAAGAGTTAGTTATCGTCCTCGACAACTGCGAGCACGTCATTGCGGAGGCGCGGTCAACCGCTGCGGCGCTTCTGCACCGCTGTGCCGAAGTTCGGATCCTTGCGACCAGCCGCGAGAGGCTCGGCATTGCCGGCGAACGCACACTCCGGCTCTTGCCACTGCCGGTTGCGGTCGCAACGCGCCTCTTTGTCGATCGAGCTGCGGCGGTGGATAGCCGCTTTACGGTAACTGACCAGAATGCACCGCAGATCGCGCAGATTTGCCACAGACTCGACGGCATGCCGCTTGCACTGGAGCTCGCCGCGGCTCACGTCACGATCTTTTCCGCACAAGAACTGCTCCACCGGCTCGACGAGCGCTTTGGCGTTCTCACGAATGGCGATCCGACCGCACCACGGCGCCAAGAAACGCTGCGTTCGGTCATCGATTGGAGCTACGATCTCCTTTCCGAGGTCGAGCGATCGTTGTTTCGCGTGCTCTCCATCTTCGCCGGCGGCTTCACGTTCGCGGCCGCGGTGGCCGTTTACAATCGCCTTCGTGGAACGGACGGCGCGACGCTCGACTTGCTCAGCTCCCTCGCAAATAAATCGCTCGTGCAGGTCGAACGAACGGACGGACGCACACGCTATCGGCTGCTGGAGTCGACGCAGCATTACGCACGCGACCGGCTCTGCGAACGCGGCGAATTCCCGGCGACCGCGCTCGCGCACGCGCAGGCCTTTCTCGAGTTGGCCGGGGACATGCACGACAGTTCTGAGTGGATGCCGGATTCCGAATGGAAAGCATTGGTCGTCCCCGAGATTGAGAATTGCCGAGCCGCGCTTGCGTGGAGTTTCGGAGCGCAGGGAGACGTCAAGCTTGGCCAGCGGCTTGTTTGCGCGCTGCAGTGGGTCTGGAACATATCGGCACCGTCCGAGCGGCAGCAATGGGTACGGTTAGCGATGCAAGCAATCGATGCAGAGACCCCGGCTTCGATAGTCGCGCGATTGAATCTCATCGAAGCATTGCACTATAAAGGACATGGCATGACTCAGGCAAGCTACGACGCTGCGGAGCGTGCCTTCGTGCTGGCCAGGGAATCCGTCGACGAACGCGCTGTGGCCGAGAGTGAATGGCGGATGGGCGACGCGTTGATCACTCTGGGGCGCATTGACGAAGGCGAAGAACGGCTCCGTAGTGCCCTCACAGCATTACGGCAGTACGATGCGCCGAAGATGAGGTCGTGGATGCTGCTCGCCTTGGGAATGGCCAGGTTCCAAAGCGGCGATCATGCCGGCGCGCACTCATCATGCACCGAAGCGCTAACGATCGCCCAAGAGCACTCCTTCGGACGGGTTGAGCGCGTTGCGCTAAGCAACCTCGCCGAGCTCGAGTTTCAGGCCGGCAATACGCAAAGAGCCCTCGAGCTCGTTGAAGAGGCCCTCGCCATCATGTATGTGGATAAAAGCCACGAACGGAAGAAAGGTCTCTCGAATATGGCCGCGTATCTGCTGGCACTCGGACGATATGCTCAAGCAAGATCGTGCGCGCGCGAGGCTCTTGAGCTGTGCGAGGCCGTGCGCGCCGGCATTACGATGGCATATACGCAGCAGCACCTTGCGGCAATCGCAGCGCTCCGACCGGCCGAAAGTGAGAGAACCGCCTCTGAAGATCGCTCGCGCGGCGCGCGTCTTCTCGGCTATGTCGACGCACGGCTCGCGGCGCTCGGCGCGTTCCGCGAGCTCACTGAATCGAAGGAGTACGACATGCTCGTCGCTGCGCTCACCGAATCCCTCGGCGCCGACAGCATTCGAAGCCTCATGCAAGACGGCAGCGTTTGGAGCGAAAAACGGGCCCTCACCGAGGCGCTTCTGATTTAA
- a CDS encoding NADP-dependent oxidoreductase — translation MIAVRVHQYGGPSELALEHVPMPQPSTGEALIRVHAAGVGPWDALVRSGRSGVPQSLPLVPGSDIAGVVERVETGSQTAIEIGDAIYGVTNPSFTGGYAQYAVASLRTITQKPATLSFVEAASVPVVAVTAWQMLYDHAKVSANQTVLVQGAAGNVGGYAVQLACWSGAHVIAIADSDDESYLRALGAAEVIDSSHDRFEEHVSSVDVVIDTVGGESQPRSFGAMKRGGILVSSVSEPSQELAERYGVRTAYFIVAVTAEQLDTLGNLIDRGILKTDLGVILPLDAARTAHEMLAGTVRHPRGKIVLDVTMLKGP, via the coding sequence ATGATCGCCGTGCGAGTCCACCAGTATGGCGGCCCCTCGGAGCTCGCTCTGGAGCATGTCCCGATGCCGCAGCCGTCGACCGGCGAGGCTTTGATCAGGGTTCATGCCGCCGGCGTCGGGCCTTGGGACGCGCTCGTCCGCAGCGGTCGGAGCGGTGTCCCACAAAGCCTGCCGCTCGTACCGGGCTCCGATATCGCGGGAGTCGTGGAAAGAGTTGAGACCGGATCTCAGACGGCGATCGAAATCGGCGACGCGATTTACGGCGTCACCAATCCTTCATTCACCGGGGGGTATGCGCAGTACGCCGTCGCGTCTTTGCGTACGATTACGCAGAAACCGGCGACATTGAGTTTCGTCGAGGCCGCCTCCGTGCCCGTCGTTGCGGTAACCGCCTGGCAGATGCTTTACGACCACGCGAAAGTTTCTGCAAACCAGACGGTGCTGGTACAAGGCGCAGCCGGTAACGTGGGCGGCTATGCGGTGCAGCTTGCGTGCTGGAGCGGCGCACATGTAATCGCAATCGCGGATTCAGACGACGAAAGCTATCTGCGCGCCTTGGGCGCTGCCGAGGTAATAGACTCTAGCCATGACCGCTTCGAAGAGCACGTTTCGAGCGTTGACGTCGTGATCGACACGGTCGGCGGGGAGTCGCAGCCGCGCTCGTTCGGGGCGATGAAGCGCGGAGGCATTCTCGTATCGAGCGTCTCGGAGCCGTCGCAGGAACTGGCAGAACGTTATGGCGTGCGCACAGCGTACTTCATCGTTGCCGTTACTGCGGAACAGCTCGACACTCTCGGAAATCTCATCGACCGAGGGATTTTGAAAACCGATCTCGGCGTCATTCTTCCGCTCGATGCGGCCCGCACCGCCCACGAAATGCTCGCCGGAACGGTGAGGCATCCACGCGGAAAGATCGTTCTCGACGTCACCATGCTCAAGGGTCCCTAA